In a genomic window of Paramicrobacterium chengjingii:
- a CDS encoding ABC transporter permease → MLFYILKRVLAGIVVLFLITVFTYTVFFVLSPDPAYMICGKTCTPDRIADIHEQLGLDRPFWEQVWVFISGLFIGRDYGEGVNAVHCAAPCLGYSFQTSQSVLDMIIQRLPVSVTLAVGAAVLWLFAGVGGGLLGAVKRGTWWDRSTMVAALSGISLPNYFVALVLQYVFVVKLKWLPFPNAVPFSDDPVQWFQAYIMPWAVLAFMYAAMYTRLVRANVIDTLGQGFIRTARAKGLAPGLVLRRHALRPALTPAVTLFGMDFASLLGGALITETVFGLNGVGKLTADSITQNDQPVIMGVTLLAAALVVVANIGVDLLYSVLDPRVRVKTQ, encoded by the coding sequence ATGCTGTTCTACATTCTCAAACGTGTTCTTGCCGGCATCGTCGTGCTGTTCCTCATCACTGTGTTTACGTACACGGTGTTCTTCGTGCTGTCGCCCGACCCCGCCTACATGATCTGCGGTAAGACCTGTACTCCCGATCGCATCGCCGACATTCATGAGCAGCTGGGGCTCGACAGGCCCTTCTGGGAGCAGGTCTGGGTGTTCATCTCCGGACTTTTCATCGGACGCGACTATGGCGAGGGCGTCAACGCCGTGCACTGTGCAGCGCCGTGCCTCGGCTACAGCTTCCAGACCAGCCAATCGGTGCTCGACATGATCATCCAGCGGCTTCCCGTCAGCGTCACCCTCGCCGTCGGCGCTGCAGTCCTGTGGCTCTTCGCCGGTGTCGGCGGAGGACTTCTCGGCGCCGTCAAGCGAGGCACTTGGTGGGATCGCAGCACGATGGTCGCCGCACTGTCGGGGATCAGCCTGCCGAACTACTTCGTCGCCCTCGTGCTGCAGTACGTTTTTGTCGTCAAGCTGAAGTGGCTGCCCTTTCCTAACGCCGTTCCATTCAGTGACGATCCTGTGCAGTGGTTCCAGGCGTACATCATGCCGTGGGCAGTGCTCGCGTTCATGTACGCGGCCATGTATACCAGGCTGGTGCGGGCGAACGTCATCGATACTCTCGGGCAGGGGTTCATTCGCACGGCTCGTGCGAAGGGACTCGCGCCGGGGCTCGTCCTGCGACGCCACGCATTGCGACCTGCGCTGACGCCAGCGGTGACACTGTTCGGTATGGACTTCGCATCGCTTCTCGGCGGTGCGCTCATCACCGAGACCGTGTTCGGCCTCAACGGTGTGGGTAAGCTCACCGCCGACTCGATTACCCAGAACGACCAGCCCGTCATCATGGGAGTCACGCTTCTCGCCGCCGCGCTCGTGGTTGTCGCGAACATCGGCGTCGACCTGCTCTATTCGGTGCTCGACCCGAGAGTGAGGGTGAAGACGCAATGA
- a CDS encoding ABC transporter permease has product MSAPASELAAGSKGVLSSLSGGSAPSPVKRVVAALRSTPSVVISAIWIVFIVLLALCAPLLEQITGVGPYSYDESAIDPALGGLPIGPWGGAGAEHWFGVEPGSGRDVFMRIAYGAQVSLTIAVSATIVTTILGVVFGMLAGFFGGILDQLISRLMDFLMAFPALIFMIALLSALPAGNRPLLLVIVLSVFAWPYTARVVRGQTMSLRNGEFVESARASGASPGRIAFKEILPNLRGTIIVLSTLSVPQYIGTEAALSFLGVGVTPPTPSWGQMIASSVSWYAVDPTYFMIPGLFLFFTVLAFTVVGDHLQKQLDAGDAA; this is encoded by the coding sequence ATGTCAGCACCTGCGAGTGAACTCGCGGCAGGCTCGAAAGGGGTGCTGTCGTCGCTGAGCGGCGGCAGCGCCCCGAGCCCCGTGAAACGGGTGGTCGCCGCGTTGCGAAGCACACCGTCCGTCGTGATCAGCGCAATCTGGATCGTGTTCATCGTGCTTTTGGCGCTGTGTGCGCCGCTGCTCGAGCAGATCACCGGCGTCGGTCCCTATAGCTACGACGAGTCAGCGATCGATCCCGCTCTCGGCGGGCTGCCCATCGGCCCGTGGGGCGGCGCTGGTGCCGAGCATTGGTTCGGCGTCGAGCCTGGCAGCGGGCGCGACGTTTTCATGCGCATTGCATACGGTGCGCAGGTCTCTCTCACCATTGCCGTCAGTGCCACCATCGTGACGACAATTCTCGGCGTCGTATTCGGCATGCTCGCCGGGTTCTTCGGCGGCATCCTCGATCAGCTGATCTCACGGTTGATGGACTTTCTCATGGCGTTCCCCGCGCTCATCTTCATGATCGCGCTGCTCTCGGCATTACCCGCGGGCAACCGGCCGTTACTCCTCGTGATCGTGCTGAGCGTTTTTGCCTGGCCCTACACGGCACGCGTCGTACGTGGACAGACGATGTCTCTGCGCAACGGCGAGTTCGTCGAGTCGGCGCGAGCGTCGGGTGCGAGCCCGGGACGCATCGCGTTCAAAGAAATACTTCCCAATCTTCGCGGAACGATCATCGTGCTGTCGACGCTGTCTGTGCCGCAGTACATCGGCACGGAAGCCGCGCTGTCGTTTCTTGGTGTCGGCGTCACCCCGCCAACGCCCTCCTGGGGTCAGATGATCGCGTCATCAGTGTCGTGGTACGCGGTCGACCCGACCTACTTCATGATTCCTGGTCTGTTCCTCTTCTTTACAGTGCTCGCGTTCACCGTTGTGGGCGACCACCTGCAGAAGCAACTCGATGCGGGGGATGCTGCCTGA